Part of the uncultured Cohaesibacter sp. genome is shown below.
CCCTTGACGTCGCGGGCTTCGCAGACTTCCAGTGGCGTATCCACATAGACCTCGAAGAACTCGCCGTCCTCCAGCATCTCGCGCACCATCCGGCGTTCCGCGACATACGGAGAGATGAAGGCGGTCAACACGATGAGGCCCGCATCCACCATCAGCTTGGCAACCTCGCCGACACGGCGAATATTCTCGACGCGGTCGACATCGGTGAAGCCGAGATCCCGGTTGAGGCCGTGGCGGACGTTGTCGCCATCAAGCAGGTAGGTGTGATGGCCCTCGCCATGCAGTTTCTTCTCGACAAGATTGGCAATGGTTGACTTGCCGGAGCCGGAGAGACCCGTGAACCACAGCACTTTAGGCGTCTGGGCCTTCTGCTCCGCCCGCGCCTTCTTGTTGATGTCCACGGCCTGCCAATGAATATTCTCGGCACGACGCAAGCCAAACCGAACGAGCCCTGCGGCAATGGTCTGGTTAGAGAAACGGTCGATCAGGATGAAGGAGCCGGTCTTGCGGTTCTCTTCATAGGTATCCATCGCCAATGGCTGGGCAAAGGAAAGGTTGCAGAAGCCGATCTCGTTTAGTTCCAGCGTCTTGCCCGCGTCCTTGTGCGTAGCGTCGTTGACGTCGATTTTATGCTTGAGCTCAGTAACCGTAACTTGGGACTGCTGGGTGCCCATCTTGATGATATAAGGACGCCCCGCCATCATGCGACTGTTGTCCATCCAGATGATGTGAGCCGAAATCTGGTCGGTCACCTGAGGACGGTGCTGGGTCAATGCCAGCAGATCACCACGGGAGATATCGATTTCATCCTCGAGCGTGATCGTAACCGCTTCGCCAGCTTCGGCTTCCAGCAGATCCCCATCCATCGTGACGATGGACTTGATGCGCGAGGTCTTGCCGGACTTGGCCACGACGACTTCATCACCGACATGGGCGATGCCGGATGCCACTGTACCTGAGAAACCGCGGAAATTGAGGTTTGGACGGTTCACCCACTGAACAGGAAAACGGAACGGCAGCGAGCGGTCGGCGCTCTCCACGTCGATGTCTTCCAGATAGGACAACAAGCTCGGCCCGTCATACCACGGCGTCTTGTCGCTCTTGACCACCACGTTGTCGCCATAGCGGGCAGACAGCGGCACGGCCATGATGGTTTCAAACTCGAAGCCCTGCGCAAACGCCTGGTAGTCATCAACGATCTTGTCAAAGACCTCCTGCGAGAAATCCATCAGGTCCATCTTGTTAACCGCCAGCACCACATGGCGCACGCCGATCAGCGAGTTGATGAAGCTGTGGCGACGGGTCTGGGTAAGCACGCCCTTGCGCGCATCGATCAGAATAACCGCAAGATCGCAGTTGGAGGCACCGGTTGCCATATTGCGGGTATACTGCTCGTGGCCCGGAGTATCAGCAACGACGAACTTGCGCTTGTCGGACGCAAAGAAGCGATAGGCCACGTCGATGGTTATCCCCTGCTCCTGCTCGGCCTGCAGACCGTCGAGCAGCAAGGCCAGATCGATATCGTCGCCCGTGGTGCCGTGCTTCTTGCTAACGGCTTCCAGCGACCGCATCTGGTCTTCGAAAATCGTCTTGCTGTCATAGAGCAGGCGACCGATCAGGGTCGACTTGCCATCATCCACGCTGCCGCAGGTCAGGAAACGCAGGATATCGCGGCTTTCCTGACGGGCGAATTTGCCTCCGTCCAAAGCCCCGCTTGATGTCATCATCTGTTTGCTCATCAGAAATAGCCCTCCCGCTTCTTCTTCTCCATCGAGGCCGTGTCGTCATGATCGATCATGCGTCCTTCGCGCTCGGAGGTTCGGGCGATCAGCATTTCTTCGAAAATCTCTTCCAGGGTCGATGCACTGCTCTCGACCGCGCCGGTCAGAGGATAGCAACCGAGGGTACGGAAGCGCACCATCTTCATCTCCGGCACCTCGCCCTCATTGAGCGGCAACCGGTCGTCATCAACCATGATCCAGGTCCCGTCCCGCTTCACCACCGGGCGTTCCTTGGCGAAATACAGCGGCACGATGGGAATGTTCTCCAGCATGATATATTGCCAGATATCCTGTTCGGTCCAGTTGCTGAGCGGGAAGACACGAATGCTCTCGCCGGGCTTGATGCGCGTGTTGAAGATATTCCACAGTTCCGGACGCTGGTTCTTCGGGTCCCAGCTATGATTCTCCGACCGGAAGGAGAAGATGCGTTCCTTGGCGCGGGATTTTTCCTCGTCGCGCCGGGCACCACCGAAGGCAGCATCAAACTTGTGTTCCGTCAGCGCCTGTTTCAGCGCATCGGTCTTCATGATCTGGGTATAGAGCGACGAGCCATGGGTAAACGGGTTCACATTGTTGGCCCGCCCCTCTTCGTTGGTGTGCACGATGAGATCCAAATCATAGTCCTTGGCCATGCTATCACGAAAGGTGATCATCTCGCGGAATTTCCACGTCGTGTCGACATGCATCAGCGGGAACGGCAAACGGGATGGATAAAAGGCCTTTCGGGCCAGATGCAGCATCACTGCGCTATCCTTGCCGATGGAATAGAGCATGACCGGATTTTTAAACTCCGAGGCAACTTCTCGAATGATATGGATGCTCTCATGCTCGAGTGATTTAAGGTGTGTTCTGAGCGATTTTTCTTTTATCATTAACCTCAGCCTGTTGTTACCAAAATCCGCGGGATCAGAAGTACTCTTTTCGTAAAGAGTGGGAATGCAAGAAGCAACTCCATTTTGAGAAGCATCGGCCACTTGGCGTTTGACCCGAAAAAGCGACGAAAAGAGGCATTTTGAGATTAAGGCAACCTAAAAGCCCGGAGACCCCGATCAAGGGCAGCATTCCAAAGCCGAAACAAATCGCCAGCCACACCAACGCAACACTTCAAGGCTCGGATACACAGCTCTCAACAACCCCAAAATTGCAGCACGACGAACCACAATCGATTGCCCTGCCAAAATGCTCAAAATTCAACCGCATGCCCATATATTACGCAATCTCTGTCGCAAGATAAACAAATTTTTAGGTATTTATACGAAACATCCAAACCACCGCATCGGTTGCATAACCATAAATTTCCCTTTTGGTCATAACAATCAGTATCTTCCCAAGAGCCTCCAACAAAATTAATCTCTCTGAACATTTTGGCATAGCCATTGCAAATTCACCTCCATCACCACCAGATGGAGTTATAAAAAAGTGTCTTCCAAAATTACAAAAATTGCTGCTGCCCTTGCTCTGACCACCTCACTGATCTCTGCTTCCGCGGCCTTCGCGGAAGATACGATCAAGGTTGGCATTCTTCATTCCCTCTCCGGCACCATGGCCATTTCCGAAACCACCCTCAAGGACGCCATGCTGATGCTCATCGATGAGCAGAACAAGAAGGGCGGCCTTCTGGGCAAGAAGCTCGAAGCGGTCGTTGTCGACCCGGCGTCCGACTGGCCGCTGTTCGCCGAAAAGGCTCGCGAGCTGATTGACGTCAACAAGGTTTCCGCCGTATTCGGCTGCTGGACCTCGGTTTCGCGCAAGTCCGTTCTGCCGGTGTTCGAGGAACTCGACTCGATCCTGTTCTACCCAGTCCAGTATGAGGGCGAGG
Proteins encoded:
- the cysN gene encoding sulfate adenylyltransferase subunit CysN; this translates as MSKQMMTSSGALDGGKFARQESRDILRFLTCGSVDDGKSTLIGRLLYDSKTIFEDQMRSLEAVSKKHGTTGDDIDLALLLDGLQAEQEQGITIDVAYRFFASDKRKFVVADTPGHEQYTRNMATGASNCDLAVILIDARKGVLTQTRRHSFINSLIGVRHVVLAVNKMDLMDFSQEVFDKIVDDYQAFAQGFEFETIMAVPLSARYGDNVVVKSDKTPWYDGPSLLSYLEDIDVESADRSLPFRFPVQWVNRPNLNFRGFSGTVASGIAHVGDEVVVAKSGKTSRIKSIVTMDGDLLEAEAGEAVTITLEDEIDISRGDLLALTQHRPQVTDQISAHIIWMDNSRMMAGRPYIIKMGTQQSQVTVTELKHKIDVNDATHKDAGKTLELNEIGFCNLSFAQPLAMDTYEENRKTGSFILIDRFSNQTIAAGLVRFGLRRAENIHWQAVDINKKARAEQKAQTPKVLWFTGLSGSGKSTIANLVEKKLHGEGHHTYLLDGDNVRHGLNRDLGFTDVDRVENIRRVGEVAKLMVDAGLIVLTAFISPYVAERRMVREMLEDGEFFEVYVDTPLEVCEARDVKGLYAKAREGKIKNFTGIDSPYEAPVQPEIYVNTAEMSAEEAADLIIAALEKE
- the cysD gene encoding sulfate adenylyltransferase subunit CysD gives rise to the protein MIKEKSLRTHLKSLEHESIHIIREVASEFKNPVMLYSIGKDSAVMLHLARKAFYPSRLPFPLMHVDTTWKFREMITFRDSMAKDYDLDLIVHTNEEGRANNVNPFTHGSSLYTQIMKTDALKQALTEHKFDAAFGGARRDEEKSRAKERIFSFRSENHSWDPKNQRPELWNIFNTRIKPGESIRVFPLSNWTEQDIWQYIMLENIPIVPLYFAKERPVVKRDGTWIMVDDDRLPLNEGEVPEMKMVRFRTLGCYPLTGAVESSASTLEEIFEEMLIARTSEREGRMIDHDDTASMEKKKREGYF